Proteins from a genomic interval of Clostridium sp. M62/1:
- a CDS encoding PPC domain-containing DNA-binding protein, with translation MEYRKFGDKYVVRLDKGEEIVYSLLKLCAWKDIKVAQVTGIGAVGEVTAGLFDTEKKEFISHTWTGDMEITALTGNITTKEQKPYEHLHITVAGRDGMARGGHLKRAVVSATAELFLTVADGTVEREMSDEIGINLMKF, from the coding sequence ATGGAATACAGAAAATTCGGAGATAAGTATGTGGTTCGTCTGGATAAGGGGGAGGAGATTGTATACAGTCTCTTAAAGCTCTGTGCCTGGAAGGATATCAAGGTAGCCCAGGTGACTGGAATTGGAGCAGTGGGGGAGGTAACGGCAGGCCTGTTCGACACGGAGAAGAAGGAGTTTATCTCCCACACCTGGACAGGCGATATGGAGATAACTGCTCTGACCGGCAATATCACAACAAAGGAACAGAAGCCTTACGAGCATCTCCATATCACTGTGGCCGGCAGGGACGGTATGGCCAGAGGCGGACACCTGAAGCGCGCGGTGGTCAGCGCCACAGCGGAGCTGTTTCTGACTGTGGCGGACGGAACCGTGGAGAGGGAGATGAGTGATGAAATCGGGATTAATCTGATGAAATTTTAG